In one window of Photobacterium leiognathi DNA:
- the mnmG gene encoding tRNA uridine-5-carboxymethylaminomethyl(34) synthesis enzyme MnmG, giving the protein MFYQEKFDVIVVGGGHAGTEAALAAARMGQKTLLLTHNIDTLGQMSCNPAIGGIGKGHLVKEVDALGGLMAKAIDQGGIQFRTLNSSKGPAVRATRAQADRALYKAAVRNVLENQENLMIFQQAVTDLIVENDRAACVVTEMGLKFRSKTVVLTVGTFLGGKIHIGLENYSGGRTGDPASIALADRLRELPLRVDRLKTGTPPRIDARSVDFSVLEAQHGDNPTPTFSFMGKQSDHPRQIPCFITYTNERTHEVIRNNLDRSPMYAGVIEGIGPRYCPSIEDKVMRFADKNSHQIFIEPEGLTTNELYPNGISTSLPFDVQMQIVRSMKGFENATIVRPGYAIEYDFFDPRDLKQTFENKYIDGLFFASQINGTTGYEEAAAQGLMAGMNAALQAQDKEGWSPRRDEAYMGVLIDDLSTIGTKEPYRMFTSRAEYRLLLREDNADLRLTPKGRELGLVDDERWARFNQKLENMELERQRLKDIWINPKSDHVDELNKILKAPITREASGEDLLRRPEVSYEQLTAIETFAPAHEDVEAREQVEIQVKYQGYIDRQREEVEKSLRHEKTKLPFDLDYSQVKGLSNEVVAKLTDAKPESIGMASRISGITPAAISLLLVYLKKHGLLKKGE; this is encoded by the coding sequence ATGTTTTACCAGGAAAAATTTGATGTCATCGTTGTGGGTGGTGGTCATGCTGGCACTGAAGCCGCATTGGCAGCAGCCCGAATGGGACAAAAAACCTTACTGTTGACCCATAATATCGATACGTTGGGCCAAATGTCGTGTAACCCAGCGATCGGCGGGATCGGGAAAGGACACCTGGTTAAAGAAGTTGATGCCCTGGGCGGTTTAATGGCAAAAGCCATTGATCAAGGCGGTATTCAATTCCGTACGCTGAACTCATCAAAAGGTCCAGCAGTACGTGCAACACGTGCTCAAGCAGACCGTGCTTTATATAAAGCAGCTGTACGTAACGTATTAGAAAATCAAGAAAATCTAATGATTTTCCAACAAGCAGTGACTGATCTGATTGTGGAAAATGATCGTGCAGCTTGTGTTGTAACGGAAATGGGACTAAAGTTCCGTAGTAAAACCGTGGTACTAACCGTAGGTACTTTCCTTGGCGGTAAGATCCACATTGGTTTAGAAAATTACAGCGGTGGTCGTACAGGTGATCCTGCATCGATTGCACTGGCTGATCGTCTACGTGAATTACCACTACGTGTAGATCGTCTAAAAACAGGTACACCACCACGTATTGATGCACGAAGCGTTGATTTCAGCGTACTAGAAGCACAACACGGTGATAACCCAACGCCGACTTTCTCATTTATGGGTAAGCAATCGGATCATCCACGTCAGATCCCATGTTTTATTACTTACACCAATGAGCGTACCCATGAAGTGATCCGCAATAACTTGGATCGCAGCCCAATGTACGCTGGTGTGATTGAAGGGATCGGTCCTCGTTACTGTCCGTCTATCGAAGATAAAGTGATGCGTTTTGCTGATAAAAACAGCCACCAAATCTTCATCGAGCCAGAAGGCTTAACGACTAACGAATTATATCCAAATGGTATCTCCACCAGCTTACCGTTTGATGTGCAAATGCAAATTGTACGCTCGATGAAAGGCTTCGAGAACGCAACAATTGTGCGCCCTGGCTACGCGATTGAGTATGATTTCTTCGACCCGCGCGATCTAAAACAAACCTTCGAGAATAAGTACATCGATGGTCTATTCTTCGCCAGTCAAATCAACGGTACTACCGGTTACGAAGAAGCGGCAGCGCAAGGTCTTATGGCGGGTATGAACGCAGCGCTTCAAGCACAAGATAAAGAAGGCTGGAGCCCTCGTCGTGACGAAGCTTACATGGGCGTATTGATCGACGATCTATCGACCATTGGTACTAAAGAGCCGTACCGAATGTTTACCTCTCGCGCCGAATACCGTCTATTATTGCGCGAAGACAATGCTGATCTACGTTTAACACCAAAAGGTCGCGAGCTAGGTTTAGTGGATGATGAGCGCTGGGCGCGTTTTAATCAGAAACTGGAAAACATGGAGCTTGAACGTCAACGTTTGAAAGATATTTGGATCAATCCAAAATCGGATCATGTTGATGAACTTAATAAGATCCTAAAAGCACCGATCACTCGTGAAGCAAGTGGCGAGGATCTTCTTCGTCGTCCAGAAGTGAGCTATGAGCAATTAACAGCAATTGAAACTTTTGCGCCAGCTCATGAAGACGTAGAAGCGCGCGAGCAAGTTGAAATTCAGGTCAAGTACCAAGGTTACATCGATCGCCAACGTGAAGAAGTTGAAAAATCACTTCGCCATGAAAAAACGAAACTACCGTTTGATTTAGACTATAGCCAAGTTAAAGGTCTATCTAATGAAGTGGTGGCGAAGCTAACGGATGCAAAACCAGAATCTATTGGTATGGCATCACGTATTTCAGGTATCACACCGGCTGCTATTTCTCTGTTACTTGTGTATCTGAAAAAGCACGGCTTGCTAAAAAAAGGTGAATAA